TTCTGGAACAACCGAATTCACCCAAGTGACTGACAAATCCTCCTCTTCATTTCCCTTGCCTTGCTGTAGAATGTTTGTTGGGAATTTTCCGGTTAAAATCTCTAGTATCAGTAATCCAAAACTCCATACATCAGTCTTCTTTGTTATCCTACCTTGTTGCAAGTACTCCGGGGACTTGTAAACAACCATGATGTCTCGGGCATCCTCTTGGTTGATCAGGGGGATCAAGCCATAGTCAGTGAGAAGGGGGTCAAAGGATTCATTGAGAAGAACATTCGAGGACTTGAGGTGGCCATGTGGGGCAATTAGGTTAGGCAGCGCATTGCACATGTATTGAAGGCTCTTGGCTATGCCCTTGACAATCTTTAACCGGGTTGGCCAATCAAGGCTTGGCTGACCTAGAGCTTCATGAACTGATGAAAGGATGTCAATGACATGCAACAAAGTATTAGTAAGTTCAACCTTCTGTGATGTTATTTTCAGGACTAGTACTATTCATTGTAAAatattgatcatgatcatgcatgatattttgcatttataacaacaGGGAGTTATGTACTAAATTGAAATCGTCATTTTGAGTATACATGAGATTAGCATTTACAAAAAGTGAAATTATGGAgtttataatgaattattgaaaGTGTCATCATGCCTGGATAATGAATGAGccgtcaaataaaataaaattgcatgGAAGGTAGTAAGTGAAATATGTGTGtgtcaaataatatatatatatatataggaattgGGTGATGACAACTAAATTCTACTACCTTAaaggaagaacaagaaaaaagaaattgcagATTTGTTCAACTAGATTGAGTCTTgctttataattataaacacTAAATTGAAGAATGACAGAGTTTTCCTCCAAACTAGCTTGTAATTAGGACTATTGGTATAATTGGACAATGTGACAGTGCTTCTTTGCATTGAAAATGATGTCAGTGAACAAAGTGATTACACAACAGAGGCggatattatatgtatgtatgtatgtatgtatatatgtatgtatatatgtatgtatgtatatatgcatgacAAAAATGCTATGTTTATAAAGAAACATATGCAGAGGGCCTACCAATTCATGAACTAATATACATGCACATGTGAGCAAACATATTTTAGAAAGGAGATCAGTGTACCATGTAGATGAACGGCTAAGTTGGCCTTCGGCACATAGTCAAATGCCAAGAGCTTCTCTTCCTTCCTATAGTAGTAAGCCACCAGAGGAAGCAGATTCGGGTGTCTCAACTTCCCTAGCTTGCTCATATGCTCTTGAAACTCCTCTTTCCCCAAATTATTCATTTGTTTGAACCGCTTCACAACCATCACCTGTCCATTGTGCAAGGCAGCCTTGTAAGAAGACCCAAAGGATCCACTGCCCAATATCTCAGCTGAGGCTTTAAGCAATTCCTGCATATCAAACCTCTCCCTATCTTCCCTGACAAAGGTCAGCTTCACATTCTCAACCTTCTTGGTATTTCCACTGCGGTTTATTGAGTCTTGCCCTGATTCGTTCGATTCCTTTATGCCTGATTTCTTTTGCAAGTTTGATGGCTGTACTGGAGCCTTTGTCAATAAAGATGGTTGCCTCTTATGGTTGATGAAGACCACTATACCTATGCCGATTGTTGCCATCGTTGCAAGAATAACAATCACTAGGATACTTGGAATTGAGCCTTCGTCGCAATTACCCATAGGCTTTCCACATAGCTCTAAATTTCCTGCCATTGATAGGACAAACCATCACTGCCTGAATGTTTTCACACATATTTACCTTTGTATATATGCATATGTGGGCTAGCTTTAGGCATGGTTCCATGTGGGCTTTCAGTTCTTTGGAGGCTTAAGTTGGCTAATCAATGTCCAATATTAGAGTGGAAAGTGCTAGAGGCCAATGAAGCCTTGAGATGATCATATATGTTCAGACATTATATCAACTGAAAAGTTGAGTATATAGATATACATCTAACAATTAATCTTACAGGAAATAGTACTCTCTATTTTAATTACCATAACAATATAGAATCCAACAGATCACTTATAAGCTTAATCAATATtttagttcaaaacataagacTGCAGATTTGTAACTATCACTTTGTACCTTAGAGTTTGTTAGAAGCAGCCATTTTCTGATAACTCTGTGAAGAATAAATACAACTTAAGAAACACGTTTGTGTAAGTACATGCACATGatacattatatatagatatatatatatatatatatacagacgATCTCATAAAAAGTTGACTCACCAGAGAAGCAGCTTGAATCCATCCCACTAAGGCTTTTTGGAATTGGACCCTCCAATTCATTGCCCGATACGTTAAAAGCACTCAATGACTTCTGTTGAAAATCTGGTATCTGACCATCAAAATGGTTATCCTCAAGTCTTAACTCCAAAAGGTTTGGCAAAGTTATCAATGATGTAGGAATACTACCAGCAAACTGATTATGTGCCAAATGCACTTTCTTCAACCGCAACATACCCGAAAAAGCATCATAAGGAATCTCCCCAGAAAAATTGTTGTTTGATAAATACACAGACCTTAATGCACTGAGTTTCTTTAAATCCGGCAATGGACCATCAAAGTTGTTCTTCATAAAGCTTATGGTTCTCAAATTCGACAGTAACGCGAGCAAGTCCACATCAATGAAACCATTTAGTCCCATATTCTCGAGTCGTAAACCCTTaacttttcctttcccacaatTAACACCAACCCAATTTACATTATGCTCAGAACATGGTGGTGTTGAGCCATTCCAGCTGATTAATGCGTCATTGGGGTGAAGGGAGGCCTTGAGCTTTAGGAGGGCTTCTAATTCTGATGCCTCAGAAGAAGAGACCACAAATATGACATGCAAAAACATGTAAAAAGTAGCATGCAACGATGGCGTATCCGTACGTGCCCCCATTTCGTAGGATAGCACTCGCCTTAGCTCGGGGCGGCATGCACGCCCTTGGAGCGGGTTGCTGCAATGACAATGGGTGCTACAGAAGGGTGAGGAAGGCCTGGAAGAATGGTGGAAAGGTTGatgacatgagagagagagagagagagagagacaggggGGGTGCTAAGAATAGGAGATTGCGAGGCTGTTAGGGGACACAGGAATTAATGGGTTTAGAGGTTGACAAAGTCTTTATTTGCATGAGATGTACATGTATGTATTAGATGAGAACTATATATCCGGCCGACCTTCAAATTGGAAAGAAAACCCTTGAGAATCACTTTAATTTTTGCTTTCCAGCTAAGTGAGAAGCGATCCCAGTTCTGGTACAGAAAGTATGTAAGAGTTTTTGTTGCAAACAGATAAGCTGTAGAGCAAGATGAATAACCATGACCATCAACTTTTACAGCACTCAAATATAGGTCTTGATTAAATTTTCTAGTtctattttttggaaaatattggacttcataaataaaatttattcacTAATTTGGCAGGCCTTTTAACTGGTATCTAGGCAACTCATCGTGACATTATTTCTTGAAACAaacggaaaaagaaaagaaaagaaaaggaagttgaaatttttactttatttaaacACTTAAATGTTGGGTCAGTCCAAAGCTCGAtgaaattgtaaatatcatagaTTAACTATTGCAAAGCGGCGGATTATAGAATTGAGAAATGCTACGGTCACAAAAATAtcctataaaaataactatataaattgatatgactacgatatgttagatctattttataataaaagtagatACACAACGTACCACATCAAGTTAcattagtttgtaaatttatttttataaaatcactttATAGTTGAAGTATTTTTCTAAAGATTAATTCAGGgtcagatttttttaaaaagaacatTAATTCATGTTCACTTTGGGCAAGACACTTTAATTGTGGGGTATTTACAAACTCACATTAGAATGCACTTGCTTGTACAAATCACCAATTAGTAATTGATTACTTGTAAGGAATTagcaaattcaactttttttttgccATTCAGGCAAGAACGGAATACAATATTAGAAATTAAGCTTAAATACAAATCACCAATTACTAACTAATTACACatattttgttataattataacatatttAGCAAGCATTAATAACTAACCGATTCATCCATTGTGCACATTTTCTGATagaacaagaataaaaaaaaattataaaaaaaataaatatgtaggATTTTCTAGAGGAAAAGTGATTAATAAAACTCTACCCTACCTGACAGATCTTCAGGTGCAGAAACCCATTTAACAATCTAGGCTCttaatgtttgtgtttatgGTATTGATAATAAATTCAATCTTTTGGAATGAAACAGTATTGATATTGAATAGTGTTTTCAAACATATAGCTTATAACTTATAGCTTCAggacttaagtaataagtttaaCTATTGAAAAGTTATTTACTATTTggtaaccatatgtttaaaacacgttcaaacatgttacgtttatttgaaaagaaattaagaaagtGCTTTCTGAGAtgaaatgacgattatttgaatttttaaatattatacccTTATTATTGAAAgtgtgaaagttgtaattatcttaaagttgtatgaGTATTTTCGTCTATTAATAATCTTTCTAAATTTTGAATTACGTTCTACATTATCCGAAAAAACATGTTTGAGGAAAAGTATCAAAACGAAACTTTTCCTCAAACGtactttttatcttatttgaaattaaaagtactataatatataacacataaacaaccaaattttttcattaaagagcttttaaggctatttaagtactttttaaaaCTTCTACCGCAATCTTGAATAGGTCCTTAATGCATGTTTGGGGTTGTggtggaaaatattatttttaacttaaggCTTATAGCTTAGAGCTTAACGTAATAAACTTTACTATTAAAAAGCTATTTATTTTTCGGGATCTGTATgtctaaaacactttcaaacatattagatttgtttggaaataaattaaaaaagtactttttgacatagaaatgacataaaagggcatatacttgataaaaataaaatattataataaaataataacaaaaatagtctAAGAAAATCTCTTCAACGATGCATAAGTGGTaggagaagaatgaaaaatattaatgggcaaagtcttgagtagattatacgagaataatgaaaaatatagatGTGTAAAGTTGTCATTGTGTTAAAATGATGAGTCATTTCATAATATACATAGCACAGTAAAATAGGGACTACTTTTTCTAAAGTGCTTCTGACAAAAAGCATCACTTTGATGCTTTTGTTTAaacgtaattatatatatatatatatatatattgtttagaAGTATTTTCATATTGTAAAACTATTAATGGACAAATCTTGTCATTTAAGCACTTTAGATCGATCTACCGCACTTTTTAGATCTCCAACCACAATCACAAACAAACCCTtagtgtattattttttaatatataaatgaaaaataagttttttctatatcaaaattaaattattttcctgcaaaagtaaattaaattattttcctgcaaaagtaaaaaaattatagtccAAGTAGAAATATCATAATAATCAAGTTTACAAACTAACCTATACAATTTTTTGtggtatatgaaattatatagttatttttattttatttttaatttaataaaattataatatatctcaTTTAGAAAGAATATAATGGTATCTTTTTGGGAAATTTCAAAAGAGTctcttactttttaattttttcgagTTCTAAGATTTGGAAATAGTCtcgagtaatactatatataattgactgcattaatttttttaatacataactaataatatcagttaaatgcataaaaaatatacaaaaatgactccacatagaatttttgaatAATCTCTTACTAAAAAAGTGAGACCTCACTATATGTTTAGAAAGAATATATGCTTCTTctaaaaatggttttaaagtTGTTATCAACTTTTTTCGCGAGCTCAACCAttggttattatttttaactatttaatgCTATAAATTAggacattttaaaatctaagagaaatattgttcttccttttatttgtttatgttttctaatcatatatttctttttaactaaatgaATAATTGCTCATGAAATGGGCTACATCAACATGTCTAGCTTGTAATGGCAAaagttaaaattcaaattaaaattgttccttattcaaaatttaaagtttGATAGATAGTATATAGCAGTTTCAATAACTTATTGATAAAGGAACGAGGATAAACTTCTTGgcaacttcctttcttcttttttatttattttattcattttcgaTTTAATGCAAATTTAGAAAGTAGCTTTTTAtaacttttcttttataaactaaacatttatatttgaagaataatataaactaaaatattatgtaGAAGGAACGCGGCCACAAACTTCTTCACTAAGTACTTCCTTTTTACCCATTCATGGTGGTCAATCATTCCTTATTACTACTTTTTTAACTCTTTAATgctccttttaatttttaatcggGAATTAGGCtgctttttaaattatatttcgaAATATTCATTATTAATTCTGTACGCAATCCTCATTGCCTGATTGGTTaccaaaatctaaaatatcttatcttaatttatcattataatttttttaaattctcatataaaatataataaataatttaatttttttaaaatttaaataaaaaattaatattaaaaaattatattataataatattttattcatgactattttaaacatcttttttcatctcatctcatctgtgtaaccaaacgggacTCGACATTAAAGTCTCTCTCGGCACATAGAACCTTCCTTACCTTTGTGTTGCATGTTGGTAGGGGCCATTTTGCAGGCCAGGGTATcagtatcaaaatattttctaatcatatatgtttctaattaaatgaataatcttcAATGCATTGCATCAAAATGTATGAcactaaatgataaaatttaaatcaaaaataagtttttttctaaatcaaaaataagtttttttctagatcaaaattaaattcatttactacaaaaaattaaaatatatatatatatatatatatatatatatatatatatatatatatatatgtagttaaGATATAAATCTCATGATAATAAAGTTtacaaactaaaatatataattttttgttgtatatgaaattatataatatcttttactttagttttaatttaataaaattcttacttaacacatcaaatcatattaatttatgagtgtagattttttttatccaagaaagaaaataatgataTCTTATTGGAAAGTTTTGAAATagtctttttaactttttgagttccaagatttaagaaaaaaaattgagaccTCACTCTGtcactttttaaaaagattttagacCAAGGGGTTGCATTTTCGTTGGGAATTAGGTTGCTTTTTAAAACTAACAGAGAAATCGTTATATATAGTTGGACCCTTAATTTGATCCATGAAATATATATCATACAAGAAGAATGTATCCCAAAACAAAGTAATCAATAACGTCCAGATATTATCAAGAAGAAAAAGCCACTGGTGCAAGTAAACTTTGAACACTCTGGTGATCTATATAAATAGAGGTCAAAAGGCCTTAACTTGACGATTTGAAAATACACCTAGTAATTTTGGTGCGTAAagttataattttgtaatatatctcaaacttctttgtttttcaaattaagAATATATGGAAATAAAAGTTGCTGttgatataattaaattattaaattgatataatttatactatatataagattgattttatgataaaaataattttgttatattattttaatttataaatttattttatatatatttctcattaaaatataaatatttttgtaatgttAGAATCTGTCGGTGGAGAACTCAAAGCCAAGTGAAAGTGGGTGAAAATATTTGCAGTCGATGCTGTTGATAAAAGAACAGTCggtgaaaatataagaataacTACACTACAATTTAattacaattaattataaagaaattattattttatttattttgaacagttttaaataggggtggcaatatgctACACGACCTGTTAATCCAAcatgaacacgacacgataatagagggttagggtttagtcttaataGGTTTGGGTCAAAGcgggttaacccgttaagacacgattgcttaacgggttgataacgtgtcaacccgttatgacacgttaagaaagttaaaattacaattatacccttatacctaaaggtaaaattgttagaatttcaatatcaatatttttattgtttggattgtaattttgaacttgtatttagctttataattttgataaatattgtgatttttaaatttatataaaattatggtaAATTTAATTAGGTCAAACTAGTTAATTTCGGGCCCATTTAACCAATTTACATAAACAATTTGAAACGGGTcgtattgtgtcgtgttaacctatttcgtaatatttactaatgggtcaaaacggattgacacgACACGATCAATTATGTTAATaagtcgtgttagggtttgatattttgacacgataagtttaacggATTGAGTTAGGGTTgagctatatattataatatacatactttgacacgacacgaacacgatccgttaacacgatttgacacccctagttTTAAGTatagaaattttgaattaaagtaaaaatattaatattttaatatataataatagttaaattataatatagttgGTGATGTATGATTATCTTGGCGAATGCATAAGGTCTTACATTTTGTAAGAGATAACCTTCGAACCGGATTTGGTGTAAAAGCTTGCTTTATACCACCTAATAACATATCGACACATTAGCCTTGTAATCTTTTTAGAAACAAATGAGATGCATAGGATTAGGGcccaaaattaaactaaaatcaaGAGGGCGATAATTTCAATAACTAGCTACTCACTCTATAGCTCATCTGCATCACTGAATCAGTTCTCtcttttcaaagaaataaagaaagaagattttGCATCTCTCTTCCGTGTCCATGTACATTGTAAATGTTGCCCAATTTTACTATAATTTTTAGCTCACCCATGTTCTCTCCAAGTTTGTAAATGTCTTTGTTGTAAGGTGAGATAAAGGAATCCAAGAGTGGGTTCATGATATTTATATGCTTATtagctaatttattaatttttgtgttttgttagCACTTTTCTCTCATCTGGTCCTATTTATTCTCAGTAATGTGTTAACATTTCTTACAtcgtttggatttttttttttagtcagtaggagagagaaaagaaatggaaacgaaattttttttcattttcacctCATCATAGGTCCTCTTTAATTCTCGGTTTTTCTACTTGTCattggtttggatattgagaaaatcaatgaaaattttTGAATACCTATGAAGAAAACCAAAggaaataactaaaaaaaaaaaaaaaacgaaaattGGAATACGAAATCCTTATCCAAAATCTAGTTTCGCAACTTCAATTCCTTTTTCTAACACACATTTTCTTGACATCCAAACATTTTCTTCACACGCCATTTTTATACAACATTTTTCATATTGTTAAATTTAAGTTTATCTTTAAGTCTATTCAAAACTTGAGATTTAACTTTAAGTGACCGACGAGCTGTGTTTgaggagagtgagagagagcgagCAATGAGAGGGGAGAGAGTGCTTGAGAGGATGGTCTTGATAGAACTTGAGATTCGTTCCATTTGCATCCAtcgtaacaaaaaaaaaaaaaaaaaagagctaacGTGGTTGTTTGCTATTGAAGGGTGTAAAATTTAGATTTCCCCTCATTCGGTTCCTAGGCGCTCCCTTTTTGTAAAGTTGTCACGCGTTATTATTaagggtgctacccgcaccatacggtgtggggtagccccctccccgcaccccgccccgcaccatgcgggggtggggttttcctcCCCGCCACCCGCCCCCGCATCcccggggcggggtaccccgccccgctAGGCAGGGTGCGGGGCGGATACCCAATCCGCCCCGCTTTATTTTcacttcaaatattaactatattttattatttcaaaaaattatttctagatctaaaagtgataaaaaatatatgtttagatctaaattgtaaatttaaattttgtaaatatgactataatttaaaaattatgtcatttttaaatttactaatgcatattttgtgtaagttgtagtgtaatagtttttaaattatatagtttttaaatttgctaatgcataatttgtgaacaagtctaacaaattataatatatatatttatatatacacaatttgtaaaatataaatatatatttatatatataaacatatatttatgtttttgtaaatataaatatttatgtttatatatatataatatatatatatataggtgagggcggggcgggggaaatgcggggcggggttgggctctccccgccccccgccccggCCCATGCGGGGCGGTGTACCCCGCCCCgtcgtgcgggggcggggcgaacaggggcggggtagcggggtgCGGGGCCCCGTTGCCCACCCCTAGTTATTATTGTACAGTCCTCGTCATGATCGTCAAATCTACTTTACCTTCTGGCCCTCTCTGCTAGGGCTGTACATTGATGGGTTTGGCGTTGGTTTTAGCACCAAACTGAGACACCATCGACATCTGCCACGAGTCTATTGAATTGGTCGAAAATGTGGGTTTGGGGAGAAAAAACCGATCATTTATGTCTCGACATGCGTTGGTGCAGTATTCGGTCCACTGTCAGCATCTTTTGTGAAGGAggagtgttgcccagatgactaacacaagaggggggtgaattgagttgtataaaaaaaataacaattataaatcaaatatataatataaaaataaacaaaatatgaaataacaataaatataaagagtaagggtaagagagaagcaaactcagtatgttaacgaggttcggcctcactgcctacgtcctcgcctcaagctaccccttgaggattcccaaatgcactattcaacctccttcaggtggagatagaaacctattacacctttgaacaataccgctacaaaggatccgtgtagaataccctctacacttgcaatcgccttacacgtggtgattcaactattccccgtgtaaaatactttctacacacacaagggttatacacaccctttttctgatacaagagctgatagtgggtaggttatcagaaaacactcctcaatgagtgaaataagaacaatacagcgcaaactatatctctcaaaatgaacaaggattaaggctcaatgcttagagaagagagaatgaaagctttgaatgaatgttgtatgctcttggtgttgtgaatgtgaagctctcaaatgatctatttataggcatatgagacttcatattcaaatttaaaaagattcacatgtcaaagacaacatcattcactttttcaaaaaattcaaataaaaggttcttctttttcaattgtcaaagacaacatcattcacttttttcaaagaattcaaataaaaggttcttctttttcaattgtcaaagacaacatcattcactttttcaaaaaaatcaaacctaatcttttagttttggcatatgacaaaatgagcacactttcattttcaaaaaattcaaacctaatcttttactttttgtataaatctaaaaaagcatcaatcacttttgaaaatattcaaataaaacatgcacatgtgaaagatgacaatcaatcatctttaatattttcaaagttcaaccctttaatcaaggcatgcacatgcaaaagatgacaatcaatcatctttcaaaattttcaaatttaattttcaaaaatattcatgcacatgtggaaaatgtattttaatgctttatgataaaatattaattttgagcattaatcctaatttcaaattttgaagagatttacaacattactctataattttaatgtgaacttgttcccttcttgctcatgcttgtttccttgatgtgcttgactccattgtgtagacaacttgagcttgagacttctttattctttgaattcatttgttattatcaaaatccatgtgtagatttataatcacatgaaacttgaaaccttgagttcaacaatctccccctttttgatgatgacaaatatttgatagaacttgaaacctgtattaatacttaaactccccctaaaaatatgcgttagtttttcaagcaaaagtataaatataattccaagcatatataacaagtttagcaatttaaacaatgttaatgttctagtctaaaacttctcccccttttggcatcattaaaaaggatcggcagcaaataaatggactaaagaaaacgatgcgtttaatagtcactgtagatagttgaaaaatggagccgtccgtgacccgacaagtgctgcaaagcctcgaggcctaactctatgaatttaatacggctgaagatttaaacaatcgcctgatgttgttgacaaacgggattgaaggctccgagtttctataaaaaaatgatcattttcatctatcggatgccaaaaaaataatcgcttcttgacctgagttctgtttttccacaacgatagaatgactgagcaattctcttccactaatgttccagacttgaatcaggaacccttgacgcatcaatcatcaatcttct
This is a stretch of genomic DNA from Carya illinoinensis cultivar Pawnee chromosome 15, C.illinoinensisPawnee_v1, whole genome shotgun sequence. It encodes these proteins:
- the LOC122295732 gene encoding pollen receptor-like kinase 1 isoform X2; this translates as MPPRAKASAILRNDALISWNGSTPPCSEHNVNWVGVNCGKGKVKGLRLENMGLNGFIDVDLLALLSNLRTISFMKNNFDGPLPDLKKLSALRSVYLSNNNFSGEIPYDAFSGMLRLKKVHLAHNQFAGSIPTSLITLPNLLELRLEDNHFDGQIPDFQQKSLSAFNVSGNELEGPIPKSLSGMDSSCFSGNLELCGKPMGNCDEGSIPSILVIVILATMATIGIGIVVFINHKRQPSLLTKAPVQPSNLQKKSGIKESNESGQDSINRSGNTKKVENVKLTFVREDRERFDMQELLKASAEILGSGSFGSSYKAALHNGQVMVVKRFKQMNNLGKEEFQEHMSKLGKLRHPNLLPLVAYYYRKEEKLLAFDYVPKANLAVHLHVHEALGQPSLDWPTRLKIVKGIAKSLQYMCNALPNLIAPHGHLKSSNVLLNESFDPLLTDYGLIPLINQEDARDIMVVYKSPEYLQQGRITKKTDVWSFGLLILEILTGKFPTNILQQGKGNEEEDLSVTWVNSVVPEEWTNKVFDKEMGATRNSEGEMHKLLKIGLACCERNVEKRWDLNEVVEKIEELVEREDMEEEFYTSYASTEVGSTRGLSADFQLSMHDE
- the LOC122295732 gene encoding pollen receptor-like kinase 1 isoform X1 encodes the protein MGARTDTPSLHATFYMFLHVIFVVSSSEASELEALLKLKASLHPNDALISWNGSTPPCSEHNVNWVGVNCGKGKVKGLRLENMGLNGFIDVDLLALLSNLRTISFMKNNFDGPLPDLKKLSALRSVYLSNNNFSGEIPYDAFSGMLRLKKVHLAHNQFAGSIPTSLITLPNLLELRLEDNHFDGQIPDFQQKSLSAFNVSGNELEGPIPKSLSGMDSSCFSGNLELCGKPMGNCDEGSIPSILVIVILATMATIGIGIVVFINHKRQPSLLTKAPVQPSNLQKKSGIKESNESGQDSINRSGNTKKVENVKLTFVREDRERFDMQELLKASAEILGSGSFGSSYKAALHNGQVMVVKRFKQMNNLGKEEFQEHMSKLGKLRHPNLLPLVAYYYRKEEKLLAFDYVPKANLAVHLHVHEALGQPSLDWPTRLKIVKGIAKSLQYMCNALPNLIAPHGHLKSSNVLLNESFDPLLTDYGLIPLINQEDARDIMVVYKSPEYLQQGRITKKTDVWSFGLLILEILTGKFPTNILQQGKGNEEEDLSVTWVNSVVPEEWTNKVFDKEMGATRNSEGEMHKLLKIGLACCERNVEKRWDLNEVVEKIEELVEREDMEEEFYTSYASTEVGSTRGLSADFQLSMHDE